The sequence caatggtaaaatgtccgcttttagaaatattgttacgtaatattgtagcaatattgcagtaaaatatgtatgcaatattatttagaaaaagattattcaaaataattcatctgattttaaataactattttgaatttaacaaatacagagtgattagTGAAACTTCAAAAGATAAACTTTGCaagttttgtcttttatcttatataagtacattataaGATGAGAgacaaaacttacaaaatttatcttttagttGACGTAATCACTctgttgttaaattcaaaatacagttatttaaaacCGAATGAATTGATCGGATAATCGTTTGGTTAATGTCACTataatcactctgtatttgttaaattaaaaaatacagttatttaaaataattttgaataaccttgtactctgttatacacaaatctacataataatagttttacacacaaattaaaactactccagaatgcatgtatctctatagatgaaaaattttaaataatatagaacgatcacttttacattatttttgaaaagttactgtaatatattaatttattcaaactgtattgaatattaattttatctattttcactattttaataatattttaaaatgttgctgcatcattgctgaagtaatattgtaaaataatgtctttgcAATATCTCTTAAACATTACATCGCAATATGCAatgttgcaacgttgcagcaatgtgTTGTATGGGTTATCGATGTGCTATTTTCCACGTTTACAGTATAAACGCAgtctttttcataatattaaaactaactGATAATGTTACTAATATTGCAAAGGGCATAGCagaataagcaggtgaaatctacccccgcactaatcgagctcaaattgatatcattagttggcacccttgagatgtaaaacttccccaaatattagttacaaaattgcatttttggggaagttatggagggggaaagaaaaataaagaaagtggttttttttcgaaaatgattAGAccggttttaataaaaaaaatatatgttgtaaacatcgtttagacaagtttaagaaaattttaagtaatttttgtggtgaaaaaaaacccgataaaaaaatttttgaatttcttatgaattttttggggggtGATAGTTttgagataccacttttatatttttacaaaaacatctctagatcttcttctttaacacattttttttttaaatcaattggagtggtggaacatggttaaaaataataatttacaccgcgccgccgtgccgcgccgcgccggctaagcgaccgggccgcggcgcacggcgattgttgtcatgttgaacttacatactagttgcagtgttgcaatgtttagttgccaagaaaaattataatataataatataaaatataataacacatataatatttccaggacgTCTGCAATGGGAGCGTCCTAGATGCACACagaacaaatgcgcacagaccaaatgcgcacggaccagatgcatacgaaacaaatgcgcacggaccaaatgcgcacagatcaaacggacacagtaacctaCAAACTTAttacatgggttgcgacttttcgggcaTCTCTatcgacggggtgggtgcgggaggagggCGAAGCCCTCACTTGCACCCCCCccgccgtgtgtgtgtgtgtgtatgtgtgtgtgtgtgtgtgtgtgtgtgtgtgtgtgtgtgtgtgtgtgtgtgtgtgtgtgtgtgtgtgtgtgtgtgtgtgtgtgtgtgtgtgcgcgcgtgcgtgcgcgcaaagcattctctgcaccacataggtttgcgactgtgcgcatttggtccgtgcgcatttggcccgtgtgcatctggtccgtgtgcatttggtctgtgcatatttggtctgtgtccgtttcactcagcttgctgtgtccgtttattactgtgcacaTCTGGGACTCAGTCTCTGCAATTAGgctataaaacttatcgtttcggcagttcatcacgaggagattgcagtacgtttttaaattccatatgttcggggtgcttttttaatgtgagtctctttgcctcttacattatttatcatcggtgtgcttttttaaagtgagtcctctcgcctctcacattatctatcatcgaggtgcttttttaatgtgagttcttttgcctctcacattatctattatcgggatgcttttttaaagtgagtcccctcatctcttattatttattatcgaggtgcttttttaatgtgagttttctcGCCTCTCtcattatctattatcggcgtgcttttttaaaatgagtcccctcgcctcttatattatttattattggggtgcttttttaatgtgagttttctcgcctctcacattatctatcatcgaggtgcttttttaatgtgagtctaTTCGCCAAAAAGATAATGTGAGTGGCGaagggactcacattaaaaaagcactctgatgataaataatgtgagaggcgaggagactcattttaaaaaagcaccccgatgatagataatgtgagaggcaagaggactcactttaaaaaagcaccccgataatagataatgtgagaggcgaggggactcactttaaaaaaggaCCTCGGTAATAGATAATGTAGGAGAcgaggggactcactttaaaaaagcactccaataatagataatgtgagagacaagggaactcacattaaaaaagcacctcgatggtagataatgtgagaggcgattTCCTCGTGGTAAACTgccgaaacgataagttttataggcaaattgcagacgtcctggaaatattatatgtgttattatattttatattattatattataatttttcttggcaactaaacattgcaacactgcaactagtatgtaagttcaacatgacaacaatcgccgtgcgccgcggcccggtcgcttagccggcgcggcgcggcacggcggcgcggtgtaaattattatttttaaccatgttccaccactccaattgatttaaaaaaaaaatgtgttaaagaagaagatctagagatgtttttgtaaaaatataaaagtggtatctcaaAACTATCaccccccaaaaaattcataagaaattcaaaaatttttttatcgggttttttttcaccacaaaaattacttaaaattttcttaaacttgtctaaacgatgtttacaacatatattttttttattaaaaccggTCTaatcattttcgaaaaaaaccactttctttatttttctttccccctccataacttccccaaaaatgcaattttgtaactaatatttggggaagttttacatcttaagggtgccaactaatgatatcaatttgagctcgattagtgcgggggcagatttcacctgcttattccgctatgctctttgtgcatttttaaaagaaaaacagtcgagttaaatattgaagaaaaacattaataattttacaatatttcagtattatttgtttagaCATCACAGTTTATAGACGTAGTCCTTCTACAATACTAATATTAACTATACTAATATTGCTAccaatattgcaaatttttttattctttaaaagaaaaacagccatgttaaatattgaaaaaaaaatactaataattttgcacaatttcaatattatctgCTTTTTTGGAATCCTTTCGGAGGCATGACGGAACCAATTAATTATGCTTAATTCTATctctcttatatttattatttcaaaataaaaaagaataatttttataatttttaattgattgtttaaataatttcaattagtaatttttagttaatataaaaaactagacattttagttaatttatatatggacgtaaaaattattaagaccgagtaaattattcaaaataaatattaacattgtgTTCAATAAAAGTTGGTCATAGTCCATTACAAATAACGttcaacaatttaattttcttacaacAATTTGTATATTGCTTAAGAAGATGCTAAAGCCgtgtgttttaccgacattctgtatttatcacttaatttcgaattgaatttacagaattgataatccttttacacttttaaagtacgtacacaaatgaACCCGGGGACGATTagataaagaccaaaaatgcaaaaaattttttaaagtttatttgttcataaaaatatttgcttcaaaatacaagttatgtagcttatacgtacaaataaatggtgttcccgggttcggaatagattgaggaataagattataatcgtcaaattacgattacaagccgtacaaaaaagatattttaaaaatagaagcacttaaatgaataaaatttttgatcacataaatatgtttttttacggcttgtaaacgtaatttgacaaatatagtcttattccttctattccaaactgcgagacaccatttatttgtaagtataagctatataacttgtattttaaagcaaattttttcatgaacaaggataaataatgactctgcattatcgacctcaatcaagtttgatgggcagtttagcatcctcttaaaacACGTTATTTGTAATGGGCTATACccaaattttacttaatattataatatattttaaattattttctcgttttaaacaattttatacaactataattaacaaaaatgtttagttttttatgtttaacttgtaacattattagttaaaaatgtttgaacaatcaataaaaaatgtataaacaatattttttcttattttgaaataatattaaaaatatatgttgtgtaaattttataaaatttaaattttattgattattacgatatacaatacaaattatattaacattgttatcttcacaataatatatatccgATATTTCAGGACGTCCGGAATATGTCTTTCGGACGTCCTATTGTTGTTGTGATTTAACAGGACGTCCGGATAACATACTTTGGACATCCCGCGGACATCCAAAATACGAGAACATAAACAGGACTTTTCAGGACACATATAAGACATCCGAAGGACATCCGTGTGTTGTGTGGGTTGTAAGACGTAGAATTTTAAGACGTCTTCATAATGTTGTCAGAGGCCACAACCGGAAATAGACTTATATCTTAAGGGGATACTaaactgctctgttttatcattaattttcggacaccgaaatctttttattgattgcatggaattgaaaatccttctccaaaattaaaatacagataataacgcagtgcgctgcgatcaatttcatacgaaaaacgaaagaaagttagaaaattatagttttgttatcgacttctgtagtCAACCGTGAAAATATTGGCTGCGtacaaaagttttagactttgtacgtataCAATAAGCATGGAGCGCACTTGGCATTTCAGCAAAGAATaatactgtgcttttagaatgagcctaggaatcttagaaaaaagttttcggtgtttaagaggatcctatctgttttatcgtcagaattgtataatttgttccaatgtacaactttttattgcatttacagaattaaaaattctccacaattaattctggaaaaggatttctaaatctataaaagaaatacatacaaaattttgttaataacgtgcccaaatgactctacattatcgacctcgatcaagtttgacgagcagtttagcatccccttaagggTTCCCTTCTTATTGGTAGATGGCGTTACTGATGTCACaaaccattaaaaatttatatcagtgATATGTAGTATTATTTAGTGTATGTACAGGGGCCACAACCAGTGAAGGGAACCCTTAAGATAGAAGTCCATTTCCGGTTGTGGCCCTGAATGTTGTCTGGAACGTTTTtagaaagttaataaaatattagtgaagttgataattattgataatatattacatactgTTGATAATTATCGATTTTACCGACCTGTTGCCGAAGTCCGAAATACCAAGAAAAAAACAGTGATTTCTAGATGGCGTACAAGTTTGTTTATAGTCTTCTGTAAGCAATCTAATGAATGCTGTCAAAACATACCAAGTTCTCCTAACAGTATTAAAGTcggaaagaatatttttttcataggcatggataaattatcaaaaccaCAAATAATCTGTCACATCGAGAAATCGGTGGATTATTCACTATTTGACGCAAAATGGATACCATGCAGTGCAAAGTTTGTGGTTATGGGCTCTCGACCTCGGGGTACGggtattatacaaatttatgaaatatctaGTGGCGAATTAAAGCTCGTCAAGAATATAGAGAGATCGAATCAGATGAAGTGCGGAACATTCAAAGCTTCCAGTCTTCGTGATAGATACTTAGCTACTGGTGATTTCAAggtctcttttattttaacaataggcTTATTCTGTAACTCATAACGATAGTTCGGTATCGTCATATTATCGTTGTGCAGCttttttgtcatatataatatgtgcgCAACGATAATGTAACGATATCGACACTGttaagagttacagaatagaCCTACAGATATCTGTTATAATCAATAgccatttaataatatattcaatgtGATTATGTTATGCGAATATGCTATGCGATATCCATTTGATTCATAAATCATGAAAAATGACTTTACAgggtaaattaaatatttacaatttagaaGATCCTTCAATACCAGTTTATTCAGCTAATGCTCACACAGAGATTATAAATGCCATTGACGGAGTGGCAGGTACTAGTGTGGGATGTGGAGCACCAGAATTAGTAACTGGATCCAAAGATGGAAGTGTAAAAGTATGGGATCCGAGACAAAAGAATCGACCAGTTGCTATTATAGAACCTAAGGAAGGAGAAAGTCGCCGAGATTGTTGGTCAGTTGGATTTGGCAATTCTTATAATTCCGAAGAAAGAATAGTAGCAGCAGGATATGATAATGGAGATGTTAAAATGTTTGACTTAAGAGCTATGTCGCTGAGATGGGaaagtaatttgaaaaatgggGTTTGTGGACTTGAATTTGACAGAAAAGATATCCCCATGAATAAGCTAGTTGCTACTACGCTAGAatctaaattttatctctttgaTTTAAAAACTCAGCATCCTAAGAAAGGTTTTGCCTATCTTGTTGAAAaggtatttgtataaaaatgaaaatgccctccccctctcttttcttccctccctcccttcctcctcctctctgtCTCTGTATACATTTATTCGATTGATTTTAGGCACACAAGTCAACAGTGTGGCTGGTTAAGCATTTGCCACAAAACCGTGAATTGTTCGCAACATGTGGCGGTGGAGGAACAATCTGTCTTTGGAAAtagtaagtatatatatatatatatacatatatattcatgTTTTGAGAATAACCTATAttacatctttaaaaaatgctcGAAAATCAATCATTTGTtgttttttagtaattatccagagaaaagaaaaactacAGATACTGATGGAATTGAACAAGGAATTATGGGCAATATTAGTTTACTACAAAACTGTACGCTCTCGTCGCAACCTATTAGTTCTTTGGATTGGAGTCCGGACAAGCAAGGACTTGCCGTTTGCACATCGTTTGATCAATGCTTACGCGTTATCATCACTACAAAACTGAATACGTATTGATTAAACAACAGAAAGTACTTGTAAATAAGTCTGTATGTGGCGAAAACAATATTCACAACTTCATTTTGTACGCTTAAGATAGtccttaataaaatttttttatttgcaacattatcaaatgacaaaaaaaattgttaaaaaatgtattgtaaatttatttcgccAAAGGCCATCTTGATGCTACGATTAAATTGATTGGatttttctttcgcaaaaGCAAGGTACATTTATGCAAGGGAGCAGTCGGCAGACAAGATAGAATTTTATGTCATTGGGCCAATCTATTTAAGATCGGCCATCTTGCGCATAGTCATGAATGTTACGCAATATCGTGCGCGACGTCCGCCATTTGAGATGCATTCAGCCCACACGTTGCCGTTTGCATCTCCATTGCATCGCACGAGGGCGCAGCATTGCAACCGCGCACGCAAGGTCAGGAATACCtagattttaattacataaattaaccATCGCCAAGTCCATTTCTCGTCCGTCCGTTGcaatgtatatgtgtgttgATACTATTAGATTCCTCAcccattttatttaacttaaccCTTTCACATTCAGCAAAATGTATGGATGTATTATCTTGTTAAATTTCGAATGTACTAAAATTAGGagtgtaaaaaaagaataactaaaataatcgTGTAATTTACGTTCTAACTTCTCaatccatttttattaaaaaattttcttattccaAAAGTTCCTTGTTTTGCCctataatgttataaagagaatattcttttttaacacaattttttattaaaacaatttaaaatacgcACACTTCCAAAAGGATTTGGTATCTTTTCTAGTCTTGTTCTAGTACATTGAAATTGTTCATTTGTTTAACACAAAATCGAAAATCAGGAGTAATAAAACATCGAAGGAATAGATT is a genomic window of Monomorium pharaonis isolate MP-MQ-018 chromosome 7, ASM1337386v2, whole genome shotgun sequence containing:
- the LOC105835856 gene encoding WD repeat-containing protein 92, with amino-acid sequence MDKLSKPQIICHIEKSVDYSLFDAKWIPCSAKFVVMGSRPRGTGIIQIYEISSGELKLVKNIERSNQMKCGTFKASSLRDRYLATGDFKGKLNIYNLEDPSIPVYSANAHTEIINAIDGVAGTSVGCGAPELVTGSKDGSVKVWDPRQKNRPVAIIEPKEGESRRDCWSVGFGNSYNSEERIVAAGYDNGDVKMFDLRAMSLRWESNLKNGVCGLEFDRKDIPMNKLVATTLESKFYLFDLKTQHPKKGFAYLVEKAHKSTVWLVKHLPQNRELFATCGGGGTICLWKYNYPEKRKTTDTDGIEQGIMGNISLLQNCTLSSQPISSLDWSPDKQGLAVCTSFDQCLRVIITTKLNTY